Proteins from one Flavobacterium sp. N2038 genomic window:
- the murQ gene encoding N-acetylmuramic acid 6-phosphate etherase: MNNKNPETEQESLYKDLDQMSVKELLININTEDKKVPDIIEQQIPKIEKLVKAIVKKMQLGGRLFYIGAGTSGRIGILDASECPPTFGVPHDMIIGIIAGGDTAIRKAVENAEDDTEQAWKDLAKFEISSLDFIIGIAASGNTPYVLGALKKAKEYNIKTGSISCISNGLIAQEADHPIELIVGPEFLTGSTRMKAGTAQKLTLNMISTSVMIKLGKVKGNKMVDMQLSNEKLVKRGIKMIMEELGIEYEIAEELLQKHKSVRAVLLDHNSKK, from the coding sequence ATGAATAATAAAAATCCTGAAACTGAACAAGAGTCTTTATACAAAGACCTGGATCAAATGAGTGTTAAAGAGTTACTCATCAACATTAATACAGAAGACAAAAAAGTGCCGGATATTATCGAACAGCAGATTCCGAAAATAGAAAAACTGGTAAAAGCAATTGTAAAAAAAATGCAATTGGGCGGCCGGTTATTTTATATTGGAGCCGGAACTTCGGGACGTATCGGGATTTTGGATGCTTCAGAATGTCCACCAACTTTTGGTGTTCCGCATGATATGATTATTGGGATTATTGCCGGCGGCGACACCGCTATCAGAAAAGCGGTTGAAAATGCTGAAGATGATACCGAACAAGCATGGAAAGATTTAGCTAAATTTGAGATTTCGAGTCTGGATTTTATTATTGGAATTGCGGCTTCAGGAAATACCCCTTATGTTTTGGGTGCTCTTAAAAAAGCTAAAGAATATAATATCAAAACAGGAAGTATTTCCTGCATCAGTAATGGACTTATTGCTCAGGAAGCAGATCATCCGATTGAGCTCATTGTTGGCCCGGAATTCCTGACCGGAAGTACAAGAATGAAAGCCGGAACAGCTCAAAAACTGACTTTGAACATGATTTCGACTTCGGTAATGATTAAACTCGGAAAGGTGAAAGGAAACAAAATGGTAGACATGCAATTGTCTAACGAAAAACTGGTAAAACGCGGCATCAAAATGATTATGGAAGAACTTGGAATCGAATATGAAATAGCCGAAGAATTACTGCAAAAACATAAAAGTGTACGCGCCGTGTTGTTAGACCACAACAGCAAAAAATAA